The Anas platyrhynchos isolate ZD024472 breed Pekin duck chromosome 3, IASCAAS_PekinDuck_T2T, whole genome shotgun sequence genome includes a window with the following:
- the CEP162 gene encoding centrosomal protein of 162 kDa isoform X2, whose translation MAHRFSKEELDEQFEEFLKESLSDDSLGNSKKKSSILETLGQPRKKETKKKDSVPWWITEEDSDDGGMLGSSGRIVKIQNTLQLMGGTDENMHAEKMPLQTSNGIAVSLSRDSLETNDSVVASGLNQSITGVGLDTLEEQEEKEIFFAKLEQEASSTIDYSRLNKELDSNDSIILAPFVRNEESKKGEEEAAHEEKSGSYSEDFEEETDANPGFKTEGNQEPNTGMLAKVVLLDSQDSTTELQKAVETSDVALGEHYLPQEVSGMEMKETGTSYGQTSSDIEALHQAYHHIDQSLEDTDEQKIHDSAMAISKCLLESVSQNNDIYSKNVSTTESDLPTVEELMRPIKGDSYNARGFDLEPESPVKQTGSTGNELVNHLPFNEHQNNTVWETNLIEKSNEDKSIFLQMGANKSNLQRVTEQEIHTSEVQPDVLNEKIVEDCLLSRGNRTNQAIQSHSTKNERSESVTTKQMLYKNNRSAAPLHKKKSLYGPQGVVRSSGYGKSTSHSKQSFPATERKTPRETFKKNTVKARSPSDRAKSKEVLFATRVIRSATNEPVSKEDINKVMSGQSVVHNVGHQALDSCKQHRHHLPFSPGKSCERELYLLRRAQVAEEDLNRARDLIQQLTSTVSQKEKEMETKILELKTRHEKELSQWGQENYVLQSKLRSMEELSKEKRWIHHAATVPVTEEKLSQIQKEIEDQEVIIQGYQQENEKLYKQMKELQIENKKNEEQMFKENQCLMSELIALREKIEKINIQSRIVQDSEPARNQSFTELISELRAARKEENKLQEEIKRLKQDKQALEVDLGQAKKERDLAKVQIASTSGEKSYEFKVMEESYKQEILHLKKRLQWYAENQDLLDKDAARLKDAREEIEKLKLEVEKLRAEAGDECVQQKKRLKDRAADAKRIQDLERQIREMEGILKRRYPNSLPALMFAAAAAEKTNDLSAKTNTIDFLERRIKKLEMELEGKDDEAKKSLRAMEQQFQKIKIQYEQRLAELEQLLAYKFMSELPKPNSEKANSTELEEELQSLKKTHQITVKNLETEIENLKSQNSQLKLRSKKDNKDLKLTDSQIKESNTKDRLLKLNQELVTKNKEIRDLTKTVEKLQKERMMMLSDNNLRNKTDNKENSQILKKHTLATDKRNSSNSEPFLGIFHDDRIYQPHTFSDPSISEVLQENAQLKEELEKLSLEMNQQRVKSQATLAHSENNIRRIQEDTAEYIASLKASHQREVENILCQYAKEHSASKVAELNSRISTQEILIKHLQEQISEHQRHQEALLVSQMREELLQKEVAKLLEELREAKESQSPEMKHFLCLEKKIKHIENRYAEREQELQKATQHITEARQTHEAEKWRKLAQRKNQELEKFRVELDSILDVLRELQKQGVVIPAPNSSGFSITDNCWKT comes from the exons ATGGCTCATCGATTTTCAAAAGAAGAACTAGATGAGCAGTTTGAAGAGTTTCTGAAAGAG TCTCTTTCAGATGATTCACTtggaaattcaaaaaaaaagtccagcaTTCTTGAGACGTTGGGACAGCCCAGGAAAAAAGAAACGAAGAAAAAGGATTCAGTGCCATGGTGGATAACTGAGGAAGATTCAGATGACGGTG GAATGCTTGGATCAAGTGGAAGAATTGTCAAGATACAGAACACTTTGCAGCTGATGGGAGGAACTGATGAGAATATGCACGCAGAAAAGATGCCTCTTCAGACGAGTAATGGGATCGCTGTCTCCTTAAGCAGAGACAGCCTGGAGACAAACG ATTCAGTGGTAGCTTCTGGGCTGAACCAAAGTATCACAGGAGTTGGATTGGATACCCtggaagaacaagaagaaaaagaaatcttttttgCCAAACTCGAACAGGAAGCTTCATCAACTATTGATTATTCAAGATTAAATAAAGAGCTGGATTCCAATGATTCCATAATACTAGCACCATTTGTTCG aaatgaagaaagtaaaaaaggagaagaggaagctgcaCATGAAGAGAAATCTG GCAGCTACAGTGaagattttgaagaagaaaCGGATGCTAATCCTGGTTTTAAAACTGAAGGAAATCAG GAACCAAACACTGGCATGCTGGCTAAag TTGTATTACTTGATTCACAAGATTCAACTACAGAACTTCAAAAAGCTGTTGAAACATCAGATGTAGCACTAGGTGAACATTATCTGCCTCAAGAAGTTAGTGgaatggaaatgaaagaaacag gcACTTCCTATGGACAAACTAGCAGTGACATCGAAGCATTACACCAAGCATATCATCACATTGATCAGTCTTTGGAAGACACTGATGAGCAAAAAATACATGATTCTGCAATGGCAATCTCAAAGTGCTTATTGGAAAGTGTTTCACAAAATAATGATATCTATTCAAAAAATGTGTCAACCACTGAGTCAG ACCTACCTACTGTGGAAGAATTAATGAGACCTATTAAAGGAGATTCGTATAATGCCAGAGGATTTGATTTGGAACCTGAAAG tccTGTGAAACAGACAGGCAGCACAGGAAATGAACTTGTCAATCACTTGCCCTTTAATGAGCACCAGAATAATACAGTTTGGGAGACAAACTTAATTGAAAAATCTAATGAAGACAAGAGCATCTTTCTGCAGATGGGTGCAAATAAAAGTAACCTTCAGAGGGTGACTGAACAAGAAATTCATACCAGTGAAGTTCAGCCTGATGTACTAAATGAGAAGATTGTAGAAGACTGTCTGCTTTCACGAGGCAACAGGACTAACCAG GCTATTCAGTCTCATTCCACGAAGAATGAAAGATCAGAGTCAGTGACAACTAAGCAAATGTTGTACAAGAATAACAGAAGTGCAGCACctttacataaaaagaagtCTTTGTATGGTCCTCAAGGAGTGGTTAGAAGTTCTGGGTATGGGAAATCCACTTCACACTCAAAACAGTCTTTTCCAGCTACTGAAAGGAAAACGCCAAGAGAAACTTTCAAGAAAAACACTGTGAAAGCCAGAAGTCCTTCAGACAGAGCCAAATCTAAAG AAGTCTTATTTGCTACAAGGGTAATAAGATCTGCAACAAATGAACCAGTTTCTAAGGAAGATATTAACAAGGTTATGTCTGGACAATCAGTTGTTCATAACGTTGGGCACCAGGCTCTGGATTCTTGCAAACAACATCGGCAT CATTTGCCATTTTCTCCTGGCAAAAGTTGTGAGAGAGAACTGTATTTGCTAAGACGAGCACAAGTTGCTGAGGAGGACCTGAACAGAGCTCGTGATTTGATTCAACAGCTAACCAGCACAGTTTcacaaaaggagaaagaaatggagacaAAGATACTAGAATTGAAAACACGGCATGAAAAAGAGCTTTCTCAGTGGGGACAGGAAAACTATGTTCTTCAGAGCAAG CTGAGAAGCATGGAAGAGCTGTCTAAAGAAAAGAGGTGGATCCATCATGCAGCAACAGTTCctgtcactgaagaaaaattgtcacaaatacagaaagaaattgAAGATCAAGAGGTCATTATTCAAGGTTATCAGCAG GAAAATGAGAAGTTATACAAACAAATGAAGGAGCTGCAAAtcgaaaacaaaaaaaatgaagaacaaatgTTTAAGGAAAATCAGTGTTTAATGTCTGAGTTAATAGCACTAAG agaaaagatagaaaaaatTAATATCCAGTCACGAATTGTGCAGGATTCTGAACCAGCCAGGAATCAAAGTTTCACAGAATTGATTTCAGAGCTTCGAGCAGCACGG aaggaagaaaataaattacaagaaGAGATAAAACGTCTTAAACAAGATAAACAAGCTCTTGAGGTAGACTTGGGGCaagcaaagaaagagagagatttagCAAAAGTCCAAATTGCATCCACATCAG GTGAGAAGTCTTACGAATTTAAAGTTATGGAAGAATCATACAAAcaggaaattcttcatttaaaaaaaagacttcagtgGTATGCAGAAAATCAGGATCTTCTAGATAAAGATGCAGCCCGTCTTAAAGATGCAAGAGAAGAAATTGAGAAACTAAAACTAGAG GTCGAGAAGCTCAGAGCTGAAGCTGGAGACGAGTGTGTGCAACAGAAGAAACGTTTGAAAGACAGAGCAGCAGATGCTAAAAGAATTCAGGACCTTGAGCGACAA ATCAGAGAAATGGAAGGCATTCTGAAAAGAAGGTATCCAAATTCTTTGCCTGCTTTGATgttcgctgctgctgctgcagagaaaactAACGATCTTTCAgctaaaacaaacacaattgATTTTTTggagagaagaataaaaaagttAGAAATGGAACTTGAGGGTAAAGATGATGAAGCTAAAAAAAGTCTCCGTGCTATGGAACAACAGtttcaaaaaataaag ATACAGTATGAGCAAAGACTTGCAGAGCTTGAGCAGCTGCTTGCCTACAAATTCATGAGTGAATTGCCAAAACCGAATTCTGAGAAAGCCAATTCTACCGAACTTGAAGAGGAGCTTCAGAGTCTGAAGAAGACCCATCAGATCACCGTTAAAAACCTCGAGACAGAAATTGAAAACCTCAAGAGTCAAAATTCCCAATTAAAACTCAGAAGTAAAAAGGATAacaaagacttaaaattaaCAGACTCtcaaataaaagaaagtaaCACAAAAGACAGACTGTTAAAACTAAATCAAGAACTGgtcacaaaaaataaagaaataagagaCCTTACAAAAACTGTAGAGAAACTTCAAAAAGAAAGGATGATGATGTTGTCTGATAATAAtttgagaaataaaactgaTAATAAGGAAAACTCTCAGATCTTGAAAAAGCATACCTTAGCAACAGATAAAAGGAATTCCAGCAACAGTGAACCCTTTCTGGGCATTTTTCATGATGACAGAATATACCAACCTCATACTTTTTCTGATCCTAGTATCTCAGAAGTTCTGCAAGAAAATGCACAGTTGAAAGAGGAGCTAGAAAAATTGTCTCTAGAAATGAACCAGCAGAGGGTGAAGTCTCAAGCAACGCTGGctcattctgaaaataatatacGAAG GATACAGGAAGACACAGCAGAATACATTGCATCTCTGAAAGCTTCCCATCAGAGAGAAGTAGAGAACATCCTTTGCCAGTACGCAAAGGAACATTCTGCTTCCAAAGTAGCTGAACTTAACAGCAGAATTTCAACGCAAGAG ATATTAATAAAACATCTCCAAGAACAAATCAGCGAACACCAGAGACATCAGGAAGCCCTTCTAGTTTCACAGATGCGAGAGGAACTCCTACAAAAAGAG GTGGCAAAATTGTTGGAAGAACTGAGAGAGGCAAAGGAGAGCCAGAGTCCCGAAATGAAGCATTTCTTgtgtctggaaaagaaaatcaagcatATAGAAAACAGATATGCAGAAAGAGAACAAGAACTTCAAAAG
- the CEP162 gene encoding centrosomal protein of 162 kDa isoform X1, giving the protein MAHRFSKEELDEQFEEFLKELFQVPLYALNIMQLLLQTQYRCYLIERYKIERIENQYAIRILRFARILKSLSDDSLGNSKKKSSILETLGQPRKKETKKKDSVPWWITEEDSDDGGMLGSSGRIVKIQNTLQLMGGTDENMHAEKMPLQTSNGIAVSLSRDSLETNDSVVASGLNQSITGVGLDTLEEQEEKEIFFAKLEQEASSTIDYSRLNKELDSNDSIILAPFVRNEESKKGEEEAAHEEKSGSYSEDFEEETDANPGFKTEGNQEPNTGMLAKVVLLDSQDSTTELQKAVETSDVALGEHYLPQEVSGMEMKETGTSYGQTSSDIEALHQAYHHIDQSLEDTDEQKIHDSAMAISKCLLESVSQNNDIYSKNVSTTESDLPTVEELMRPIKGDSYNARGFDLEPESPVKQTGSTGNELVNHLPFNEHQNNTVWETNLIEKSNEDKSIFLQMGANKSNLQRVTEQEIHTSEVQPDVLNEKIVEDCLLSRGNRTNQAIQSHSTKNERSESVTTKQMLYKNNRSAAPLHKKKSLYGPQGVVRSSGYGKSTSHSKQSFPATERKTPRETFKKNTVKARSPSDRAKSKEVLFATRVIRSATNEPVSKEDINKVMSGQSVVHNVGHQALDSCKQHRHHLPFSPGKSCERELYLLRRAQVAEEDLNRARDLIQQLTSTVSQKEKEMETKILELKTRHEKELSQWGQENYVLQSKLRSMEELSKEKRWIHHAATVPVTEEKLSQIQKEIEDQEVIIQGYQQENEKLYKQMKELQIENKKNEEQMFKENQCLMSELIALREKIEKINIQSRIVQDSEPARNQSFTELISELRAARKEENKLQEEIKRLKQDKQALEVDLGQAKKERDLAKVQIASTSGEKSYEFKVMEESYKQEILHLKKRLQWYAENQDLLDKDAARLKDAREEIEKLKLEVEKLRAEAGDECVQQKKRLKDRAADAKRIQDLERQIREMEGILKRRYPNSLPALMFAAAAAEKTNDLSAKTNTIDFLERRIKKLEMELEGKDDEAKKSLRAMEQQFQKIKIQYEQRLAELEQLLAYKFMSELPKPNSEKANSTELEEELQSLKKTHQITVKNLETEIENLKSQNSQLKLRSKKDNKDLKLTDSQIKESNTKDRLLKLNQELVTKNKEIRDLTKTVEKLQKERMMMLSDNNLRNKTDNKENSQILKKHTLATDKRNSSNSEPFLGIFHDDRIYQPHTFSDPSISEVLQENAQLKEELEKLSLEMNQQRVKSQATLAHSENNIRRIQEDTAEYIASLKASHQREVENILCQYAKEHSASKVAELNSRISTQEILIKHLQEQISEHQRHQEALLVSQMREELLQKEVAKLLEELREAKESQSPEMKHFLCLEKKIKHIENRYAEREQELQKATQHITEARQTHEAEKWRKLAQRKNQELEKFRVELDSILDVLRELQKQGVVIPAPNSSGFSITDNCWKT; this is encoded by the exons ATGGCTCATCGATTTTCAAAAGAAGAACTAGATGAGCAGTTTGAAGAGTTTCTGAAAGAG CTTTTCCAAGTCCCTCTTTATGCCTTGAACATCATGCAGCTGCTTTTACAAACACAATATAGATGTTACTTAATCGAGCGATACAAAATTGAGAGAATAGAGAACCAATATGCTATCCGAATATTAAGATTCGCAAGGATCTTAAAG TCTCTTTCAGATGATTCACTtggaaattcaaaaaaaaagtccagcaTTCTTGAGACGTTGGGACAGCCCAGGAAAAAAGAAACGAAGAAAAAGGATTCAGTGCCATGGTGGATAACTGAGGAAGATTCAGATGACGGTG GAATGCTTGGATCAAGTGGAAGAATTGTCAAGATACAGAACACTTTGCAGCTGATGGGAGGAACTGATGAGAATATGCACGCAGAAAAGATGCCTCTTCAGACGAGTAATGGGATCGCTGTCTCCTTAAGCAGAGACAGCCTGGAGACAAACG ATTCAGTGGTAGCTTCTGGGCTGAACCAAAGTATCACAGGAGTTGGATTGGATACCCtggaagaacaagaagaaaaagaaatcttttttgCCAAACTCGAACAGGAAGCTTCATCAACTATTGATTATTCAAGATTAAATAAAGAGCTGGATTCCAATGATTCCATAATACTAGCACCATTTGTTCG aaatgaagaaagtaaaaaaggagaagaggaagctgcaCATGAAGAGAAATCTG GCAGCTACAGTGaagattttgaagaagaaaCGGATGCTAATCCTGGTTTTAAAACTGAAGGAAATCAG GAACCAAACACTGGCATGCTGGCTAAag TTGTATTACTTGATTCACAAGATTCAACTACAGAACTTCAAAAAGCTGTTGAAACATCAGATGTAGCACTAGGTGAACATTATCTGCCTCAAGAAGTTAGTGgaatggaaatgaaagaaacag gcACTTCCTATGGACAAACTAGCAGTGACATCGAAGCATTACACCAAGCATATCATCACATTGATCAGTCTTTGGAAGACACTGATGAGCAAAAAATACATGATTCTGCAATGGCAATCTCAAAGTGCTTATTGGAAAGTGTTTCACAAAATAATGATATCTATTCAAAAAATGTGTCAACCACTGAGTCAG ACCTACCTACTGTGGAAGAATTAATGAGACCTATTAAAGGAGATTCGTATAATGCCAGAGGATTTGATTTGGAACCTGAAAG tccTGTGAAACAGACAGGCAGCACAGGAAATGAACTTGTCAATCACTTGCCCTTTAATGAGCACCAGAATAATACAGTTTGGGAGACAAACTTAATTGAAAAATCTAATGAAGACAAGAGCATCTTTCTGCAGATGGGTGCAAATAAAAGTAACCTTCAGAGGGTGACTGAACAAGAAATTCATACCAGTGAAGTTCAGCCTGATGTACTAAATGAGAAGATTGTAGAAGACTGTCTGCTTTCACGAGGCAACAGGACTAACCAG GCTATTCAGTCTCATTCCACGAAGAATGAAAGATCAGAGTCAGTGACAACTAAGCAAATGTTGTACAAGAATAACAGAAGTGCAGCACctttacataaaaagaagtCTTTGTATGGTCCTCAAGGAGTGGTTAGAAGTTCTGGGTATGGGAAATCCACTTCACACTCAAAACAGTCTTTTCCAGCTACTGAAAGGAAAACGCCAAGAGAAACTTTCAAGAAAAACACTGTGAAAGCCAGAAGTCCTTCAGACAGAGCCAAATCTAAAG AAGTCTTATTTGCTACAAGGGTAATAAGATCTGCAACAAATGAACCAGTTTCTAAGGAAGATATTAACAAGGTTATGTCTGGACAATCAGTTGTTCATAACGTTGGGCACCAGGCTCTGGATTCTTGCAAACAACATCGGCAT CATTTGCCATTTTCTCCTGGCAAAAGTTGTGAGAGAGAACTGTATTTGCTAAGACGAGCACAAGTTGCTGAGGAGGACCTGAACAGAGCTCGTGATTTGATTCAACAGCTAACCAGCACAGTTTcacaaaaggagaaagaaatggagacaAAGATACTAGAATTGAAAACACGGCATGAAAAAGAGCTTTCTCAGTGGGGACAGGAAAACTATGTTCTTCAGAGCAAG CTGAGAAGCATGGAAGAGCTGTCTAAAGAAAAGAGGTGGATCCATCATGCAGCAACAGTTCctgtcactgaagaaaaattgtcacaaatacagaaagaaattgAAGATCAAGAGGTCATTATTCAAGGTTATCAGCAG GAAAATGAGAAGTTATACAAACAAATGAAGGAGCTGCAAAtcgaaaacaaaaaaaatgaagaacaaatgTTTAAGGAAAATCAGTGTTTAATGTCTGAGTTAATAGCACTAAG agaaaagatagaaaaaatTAATATCCAGTCACGAATTGTGCAGGATTCTGAACCAGCCAGGAATCAAAGTTTCACAGAATTGATTTCAGAGCTTCGAGCAGCACGG aaggaagaaaataaattacaagaaGAGATAAAACGTCTTAAACAAGATAAACAAGCTCTTGAGGTAGACTTGGGGCaagcaaagaaagagagagatttagCAAAAGTCCAAATTGCATCCACATCAG GTGAGAAGTCTTACGAATTTAAAGTTATGGAAGAATCATACAAAcaggaaattcttcatttaaaaaaaagacttcagtgGTATGCAGAAAATCAGGATCTTCTAGATAAAGATGCAGCCCGTCTTAAAGATGCAAGAGAAGAAATTGAGAAACTAAAACTAGAG GTCGAGAAGCTCAGAGCTGAAGCTGGAGACGAGTGTGTGCAACAGAAGAAACGTTTGAAAGACAGAGCAGCAGATGCTAAAAGAATTCAGGACCTTGAGCGACAA ATCAGAGAAATGGAAGGCATTCTGAAAAGAAGGTATCCAAATTCTTTGCCTGCTTTGATgttcgctgctgctgctgcagagaaaactAACGATCTTTCAgctaaaacaaacacaattgATTTTTTggagagaagaataaaaaagttAGAAATGGAACTTGAGGGTAAAGATGATGAAGCTAAAAAAAGTCTCCGTGCTATGGAACAACAGtttcaaaaaataaag ATACAGTATGAGCAAAGACTTGCAGAGCTTGAGCAGCTGCTTGCCTACAAATTCATGAGTGAATTGCCAAAACCGAATTCTGAGAAAGCCAATTCTACCGAACTTGAAGAGGAGCTTCAGAGTCTGAAGAAGACCCATCAGATCACCGTTAAAAACCTCGAGACAGAAATTGAAAACCTCAAGAGTCAAAATTCCCAATTAAAACTCAGAAGTAAAAAGGATAacaaagacttaaaattaaCAGACTCtcaaataaaagaaagtaaCACAAAAGACAGACTGTTAAAACTAAATCAAGAACTGgtcacaaaaaataaagaaataagagaCCTTACAAAAACTGTAGAGAAACTTCAAAAAGAAAGGATGATGATGTTGTCTGATAATAAtttgagaaataaaactgaTAATAAGGAAAACTCTCAGATCTTGAAAAAGCATACCTTAGCAACAGATAAAAGGAATTCCAGCAACAGTGAACCCTTTCTGGGCATTTTTCATGATGACAGAATATACCAACCTCATACTTTTTCTGATCCTAGTATCTCAGAAGTTCTGCAAGAAAATGCACAGTTGAAAGAGGAGCTAGAAAAATTGTCTCTAGAAATGAACCAGCAGAGGGTGAAGTCTCAAGCAACGCTGGctcattctgaaaataatatacGAAG GATACAGGAAGACACAGCAGAATACATTGCATCTCTGAAAGCTTCCCATCAGAGAGAAGTAGAGAACATCCTTTGCCAGTACGCAAAGGAACATTCTGCTTCCAAAGTAGCTGAACTTAACAGCAGAATTTCAACGCAAGAG ATATTAATAAAACATCTCCAAGAACAAATCAGCGAACACCAGAGACATCAGGAAGCCCTTCTAGTTTCACAGATGCGAGAGGAACTCCTACAAAAAGAG GTGGCAAAATTGTTGGAAGAACTGAGAGAGGCAAAGGAGAGCCAGAGTCCCGAAATGAAGCATTTCTTgtgtctggaaaagaaaatcaagcatATAGAAAACAGATATGCAGAAAGAGAACAAGAACTTCAAAAG